The genomic window CACGGCAGTCCGGAGGAGGCGGCGGTGCTGGACGCGTACGGGTGCGCGGCCGGCGACCGCTGGTCCTGGGAGCGGGTCTCGTACCCGCACAGGGGCGGGGAGTTCACCGGCCCCGCGGCGTTCCGCGGCTGGCTCGTCGACCATCTGCGGCGGGACGCCGGGCATGCAGCGCTCGGCAATGTGGCGGGCCCGGTGAAGGCGGCGCTCGATGTCCTGCGGGACGTACGCAACGAGGTGCGGCAAATCGTGGACCACGCCGGGCTGTCGGGCGCGTCACGGCGGGACCACCTGGACCGCTGGTACACGCCGCTGAACGCCTTCCTCTCCATCGGCCCGCCGCGCCGCCGGATCCAGGAGATGGCCGCACTGATCGAGGCCGGGGTGCTGGAGGTCGTCGGCCCCCGGATGTCCGTGCGGGCCGAGGGCGGGCGCTTCACGGCCGAGTCACCGGACGTGCCGGGCTCGGTGGTCGCGGCGACGACGCTGATCGAGGCCCGGCTGCCGGAGCCCGACCTGCGGCGCAGCCGCGACGAGCTGCTGGCGAGGCTGCTGCGCACGGGCCAGTGCCGGCCTCATGTGGTCGATGGTTACGAGACGGGCGGGCTGGACGTGACGGAGCGGCCGTACTGTCTGATCGACCGTCAGGGGCGGGCGCATCCGCGGCGGTTCGCGTTCGGCGTGCCCACGGAGGGGGTGCACTGGGTGACCGCGGCCGGGGCCCGGCCGGGGGTGGACTCGGTGACGCTGTCGGACGCGGACGCGGTGGCGAGGGCGGCGCTGGCGATCACGGCGCGGTGTGAACTTCTCATGAAAAACGACCGCCGACCAAATGTTGAACTTGCAAGCATTGATTAGGCCTGCCTAACTTAAGGACTCGTCGGTTCACGTCCCCTGACCGAAGGAGTCCCCCCACATGGCCACTCGCCAGCTGTCCACCCGGCTCGACCAGGCACAGCCGTACGCACTCGGCCTCTTCCGCATCGTCATCGGCCTGCTCTTCGCCTGTCACGGCGCCGCCTCGCTCTTCGGCGTCCTCGGCGGCGCGATGGGCGGCGGCACCGTGCCCACCGGCACCTGGCCCGGCTGGTACGCGGCCGTCATCCAGCTGGTCGGCGGCGGCCTGGTGCTGATCGGCCTCGGCACGCGCGCGGCGGCGTTCATCGCCTCGGGGTCGATGGCGTACGCGTACTTCAAGGTGCACCAGCCCGAGTCGCTCTTCCCGCTGCAGAACGGCGGCGAGGCGTCCGCGATCTTCTGCTGGGCCTTCCTGCTGCTCGTCTTCACCGGCCCAGGCGCGCTGGCGCTCGACCGCTTGTTCGCGCCGCGCGGCGCGACGACCGAGGCGGCGGCCGACGGGGCCGAGCGGCGCGACGAGGCCAAGGCCCCCGTCGCGGCCTGACGCCCTGCCCCGCCCACGAGCCCGGAATCCGGCACCGCCGGCCCGGGCCCGTGGCGTGCCGGGGGCCTGTGCCCGTCCGGTGCCCGCGCCTGCGTCTGCGTCTGTCCGGTGCCTGCGTCTACGACCGCCGGTGCCTGCGCCTACGACCCGTCCGGTGCCTGTGTCTGCGCTCGGGGCGGACACCCCCGGGCCACCTGGTCGCGCGCACGGGCCGGGCCTGCCGGTACGGCCGGGCCCGCACGTACGGCCGGGGCCTGACGCCTGACGGCCGGGCCCGCTCGCACCACCGGGCCTGCCCCTACAGCCCCGCCGGGGCGTACGGGCGTGCCCGACTTCACCCCCACCCCTGCCGCGGCCCGCCCGCATCCCGGGCGTACGCTCTGTGGCTGTCATGCCGCCCCTGCCGCTCCCCTGCGACGTCGCGGCCTTCTCTCGGGAATCGGGGAGTTCCAGGTGCTCGACAGCATGGGGCTGGCGGAGCTGACCGGCGGCCCATGGATCTACGCCGTGGTCGCCCTGTCCGTGCTCCTGGACGTCTTTCTGCCGGTGCTGCCCAGCGGCGTGCTCGTCATCACCGCGGCGACCGCCGCCGCGGCCGGGACGAGGGCCGCCGCCGACCAGGCGGCGCAGCCGCAGGAGGTGCCCTCGCTGCTGGCACTGCTCCTGTGCGCCACCACCGCGTCCGTACTGGGCGACCTCGTCGCGTACCGCCTCGCCTGGCGCGGCGGCGACCGGCTGGACCGCGCCATCGCGCGGTCCCGGCGGCTGACCTCGGCGCAGGAACGTCTCGGCGCGGCGCTCGGCCGCGGCGGCGGGCTGCTCGTGGTCATCGCCCGCTTCGCCCCGGCGGGCCGCTCGATCGTCTCCCTGGGCGCGGGCGCGGCGCACCGCCGGGTCCAGGAGTTCCTGCCGTGGTCGGCCCTCGCGGCCGTGGCCTGGGCGGGCTACAGCGTCGGCCTCGGCTACTTCGGCGGCCAGTGGCTGGGCGCTACCTGGGTGGGCGTGGCGGTGTCGGTCGTCGCGCTCTTCGCCGCGGGCGCCGTCGCGGCCTACGTCATCCGACGTCCACGGACTCCGGAACCTGCCTAGCGCCGCGGATCTCGAGGCCGTCGAGCAGGGCGCGGGTCGCCTCCGCTATCTCGTCGACCGCCCGGTCGAACACCTCGCGGTTGTGTGCGGCGGGCGCCCGGAAGCCGGACACCTTCCGTACGTACTGCAGGGCGGCGGCACGGACGTCGTCGTCGGTGGCCTCATGCGGGAGGGCGGGAGGGCGGAGGGTCTTGATGCTTCGGCACATGACCCCAGTGTGGGCCACGCCACTGACAACGGGCCCGCGTCCGCGAATCAGGCGGCTTCGCCGACCGGCCGCACCGCAAAGGCGCCCGCGCCGTCGTCCGCGTCCCGGGCGTCCCCGGCAGGCCCGACCGCCGCGGCCCACTCCACCAGCAGCCGCTGGTACCGCGCCTCGTCCACAGCGGACAGCCGACCGCCGGAACGGTCCCAGAGCGCACGGATCTCCGCATTCACCAGGGCAGCGGACCGTACGGAACCAGGCTTGCGAAGGTTGGGGGACATGCGGACAAGGCTACGGCTCCCCACTGACAACAGGGGTCCCCAGAGCGCCCAAGGTGACGGAAACCATAGTTTCGGGGCACCAAGGGTGACTGACGGCACGTCACCCCCGGCGCCGCAGCACGAGAAACGGGCCCGGCCGGAGCCGGACCCGTTGACAGTCGCCTCGGCACCCTGGCCGGTCACTCAGCGGCCACCTCCGCCGCCACCGCCCCCGCCGCCGCCACCGCGACCACCGCCGCCGTCGCCACCGCCGCCACCTCCACGGCCGCCGTCGCCGCCGCCACCGCGGTCGCCACCCCAGCCGCCGCCACCGCGGTCGCCGCCGTCGCCACCACGGCCACCGTCGCCACCGCGGCCGTAATCGTCGTAGTAGTAGCCGTAGTCGCCCCCGCGGCCGTAGTCGTCGTAGTAGTAGCCGTAATAGCCGCCGCGACCGTAGTCGTCGTAGTAGCCCCGGTCACGACCTCGATCGCCCCACCAGAACCCGTAGTCGTACCTGCCGCGGTCATAGTCGTCGCAGTAGCGGCGCTCGTCGTACAGGTAGTCCCGCCAGTCACAGCTGTAGCCGCTCCTCGCGTCACTCGCGACGGCGCCGGTCATGGGCGTCGCGACGGCGCCACTCATGGGCATGAGGGCGAGCGCAAACCCTGCGGCACCGGCTGAGACCGCGGCAAGGATCCTGCGGCGCATCGTCATGCACCTCCGGGAATGAGTTGTTTCCAAATCAGACTATTCGGGCATTTTCCACCCTGCGCCTCCCCCTTCGGGATGTCAATCACGGAGCCGCCCGCACCCCTGGCACCTGGCCAACGGACCCGGGACGCCTCGGTGTTGACCGCGCCCCTCCCCGGCCGCCGTCCGATACGGACCGGCCGGGCCGTCCGACACGGGCCGTCCGACACGGGGCGGACCGCGCGACCCGGGCCACGTACTGCGCAATCCGTCCCGCGGACCCCCGCCAGGGCCTGCCGTTCGGATCAGGCCGACGGTGACATCAGCGGCTACCGCCGCAGGGCGAGCGGGGCGCCAGGGCACGCGAGCCAGCAAGATCCGAGCGACAGGCCCTAGGCCGTGATCATCCAGATATGACCGTCCGGGTCGGCGAAGGCACCGGCATACCCCCACGGCCGCCGGCCGGGCGGCGTAACGACGGTCGCGCCCGCCGTCTCGGCACGTCGCACCGTCTCGTCCACGGCGCCCTCACCACCGGGCGCCACCCCGCCTGAACCCCGGCCGGGCGACGACGACTGCCCCACGGCGCTCGATGTCCGTTCATCCGGCGGCTCGCGGCCGGCGCGGAGGTCTCGACCCCGTCGGCGCATGCGGTCAGATGCCGAACTCCTGCGGGGACAGGCCGAGCACCGAGCACGCCTCGCGCAGCACCTGCTCCTCGGCCGGCGCGACGAATCCGTCCGCACCGGCGACGACGAAGCCGGTCTGCACGACCGCCCTGGCCTCCGTCGGCTTCTTCGCCGCCTTGGCGATCTCCTGCATGGCCTCCGCCTTGCCCTGCTGGAAGTTGAACGCCAGCTGGTCGACGTGCTTGTTGAAGCGCTGCCGCAGCTGCTCGGACGGGAAGTTCTGCAGGACGTCGTTGTTCAGGATCAGCGACTCCACATGCTGCCGCTCGGCCGGGTCGACATGCCCGTCGGCGGCCGCGACCAGGGCGCACATCGCCATGCTGGCGTCCCGGTAGGCACCGCTCTTCAACTCCGTCTTGAGGGAGGTGAGCTGCGTCTTGAGCGTGTTCACCAGCTGAGCCCGCGATCCGCCGGTGGATCCTGCACCCGGCCGCCCGTGTCCGCCGGAGCCCCGCGACTGGGACTGCTGCTGCAGATTCTTGGCCTGGTCCTTGATCCGATCCCACATCGCCACTCGTGCCACCTCAGCTTCTGCTCGTGCCGTACCGGTCGTCCGCGCATTTCCGCGCACTCTCCCGCCAACGGCTCCCGGCCCCCCGAAGTTCCGCGGCCGCCCGGCGGCACGGCACCGCTGATCAGCGCTGAGCCGTGACGCCGGCCCCTCATCAGGCGCCCGATTCCGGGCCGGCCCGCATTGCCGCAGGCGCGGCCGACCCCCGGTTTTCTTGTGGCCAGGAATACCTAGAGCTACCATGCATTGCAGCCCTAGGCATGGGCGGCATGGGCACACAGGGAGGTCTCGTGAAGGTCACCAAGGATCTCGTCGCCGCGTCGGCGACACCGATGGTGCTGGGCATCCTGGCCGATGGGGAGAGCTACGGCTACGCCATCCTCAGACGGATCAACGAGCTGTCCGGTGGCGAGCTGGACTGGACCGAGGGACTGCTCTACCCGTTGCTGCACCGGCTTGAGCGCCTCGGACACGTGGAGTCGAGCTGGCAGTCGGTCACCGGGGAGCGGCGGCGCAAGTACTACCGCATCACCAGCACCGGCCTGGCCGAGCTCGCCGAGCAACGCCGCCAGTGGGACACGGTCGTGGACGCACTGAAGAAGGTCTGGCTCGGCCCCGGCGATCTGAGGACGACGACAGCGATCCCGTTGGGGGGCCCGGCATGACAGCGCCAGAAGGCCAGGACGAGCTGGAGGCCCAGTTCACTCAGTGGCGCCACTACGTGCAGCGCCGCCCAGAGCTTCGGCAGTCCGACGCCGAGGAGCTCGAAGACCATCTCCGGGGTTCCGTCGATGAGCTCGTCGCCGTCGGCCTGCGCGCCGACGAGGCGTTTCTGGTCGCGGTCAAACGCATGGGTGGCCTGGACGAACTGTCCCGCGAATTCGCCCGGGAGCATTCCGAACGGCTGTGGAAGCAACTGGTGCTCACCGGCGAGCCTGACGGCCCGGCGCGGGACACCGGGCAGCGGCGCGTACTGATCGCGATGGTCATCTGCGCGGCAGGCGCGGCGGTGTCCGTGAAGGTGCCGGAACTGTTCGGGGTGAGCATCGAACAGGGCGACGCGTTCTACGGGCTCAACCTCAGCCTGTTCACGCTGCCTTGGCTGGCGGCCTTCCTGGCCTGGCGCCGTCGGGCCGCACCGGGACTGATCGGCGTACTGGTGGCGTTGTTCGCGCTCGGCGCGGTGGCAGCCAACGTCTACCGTCTCGCCGACGACTCCCAGTCACTCGTCCTGACCTGCATCCATCTCCCCATCGCCCTGTGGTTCGTGGTCGGCCTGGCCTACGTGTCCGACGATGTGCGATCGTCACGCCGGCAAATGGACTTCATCCGCTTCACCGGCGAATGGTTCGTCTATCTCGCCCTCATCACCTCCGGCGGCGGTGTGCTGGTCGCGTTCGTCTTCGGGACCTTCACGGCCATCGGGATCGTCCCCGAGGTCTTCGTCCAGCAGTGGCTTCTTCCCTGCGGGGGCGTGGCC from Streptomyces formicae includes these protein-coding regions:
- a CDS encoding DoxX family protein; this translates as MSTRLDQAQPYALGLFRIVIGLLFACHGAASLFGVLGGAMGGGTVPTGTWPGWYAAVIQLVGGGLVLIGLGTRAAAFIASGSMAYAYFKVHQPESLFPLQNGGEASAIFCWAFLLLVFTGPGALALDRLFAPRGATTEAAADGAERRDEAKAPVAA
- a CDS encoding DedA family protein; amino-acid sequence: MGLAELTGGPWIYAVVALSVLLDVFLPVLPSGVLVITAATAAAAGTRAAADQAAQPQEVPSLLALLLCATTASVLGDLVAYRLAWRGGDRLDRAIARSRRLTSAQERLGAALGRGGGLLVVIARFAPAGRSIVSLGAGAAHRRVQEFLPWSALAAVAWAGYSVGLGYFGGQWLGATWVGVAVSVVALFAAGAVAAYVIRRPRTPEPA
- a CDS encoding DUF2277 domain-containing protein — encoded protein: MCRSIKTLRPPALPHEATDDDVRAAALQYVRKVSGFRAPAAHNREVFDRAVDEIAEATRALLDGLEIRGARQVPESVDVG
- a CDS encoding VOC family protein translates to MRRRGRDLRAGREPPDERTSSAVGQSSSPGRGSGGVAPGGEGAVDETVRRAETAGATVVTPPGRRPWGYAGAFADPDGHIWMITA
- a CDS encoding tellurite resistance TerB family protein — its product is MAMWDRIKDQAKNLQQQSQSRGSGGHGRPGAGSTGGSRAQLVNTLKTQLTSLKTELKSGAYRDASMAMCALVAAADGHVDPAERQHVESLILNNDVLQNFPSEQLRQRFNKHVDQLAFNFQQGKAEAMQEIAKAAKKPTEARAVVQTGFVVAGADGFVAPAEEQVLREACSVLGLSPQEFGI
- a CDS encoding PadR family transcriptional regulator, with the translated sequence MKVTKDLVAASATPMVLGILADGESYGYAILRRINELSGGELDWTEGLLYPLLHRLERLGHVESSWQSVTGERRRKYYRITSTGLAELAEQRRQWDTVVDALKKVWLGPGDLRTTTAIPLGGPA
- a CDS encoding permease prefix domain 1-containing protein, giving the protein MTAPEGQDELEAQFTQWRHYVQRRPELRQSDAEELEDHLRGSVDELVAVGLRADEAFLVAVKRMGGLDELSREFAREHSERLWKQLVLTGEPDGPARDTGQRRVLIAMVICAAGAAVSVKVPELFGVSIEQGDAFYGLNLSLFTLPWLAAFLAWRRRAAPGLIGVLVALFALGAVAANVYRLADDSQSLVLTCIHLPIALWFVVGLAYVSDDVRSSRRQMDFIRFTGEWFVYLALITSGGGVLVAFVFGTFTAIGIVPEVFVQQWLLPCGGVAAVVVAAWLVEAKQSVVENMAPVLARLFTPLFTAVLLAFLVAFGWTSAGIDVEREALILFDLLLVVVLGLLLYSLSARDPLAPPGLFDKLQLALVVSALAIDVLVLLEIAGRISEYGTTPNKAAALGENVILLVNLAWSVWLVLGFIRRRTPFVALERWQTGYLPVYAAWAWVVALVFPPLFDYL